A single genomic interval of Theropithecus gelada isolate Dixy chromosome 16, Tgel_1.0, whole genome shotgun sequence harbors:
- the UNK gene encoding RING finger protein unkempt homolog encodes MSKGPGPGGSAASSAPPAATAQVLQAQPEKPQHYTYLKEFRTEQCPLFVQHKCTQHRPYTCFHWHFVNQRRRRSIRRRDGTFNYSPDVYCTKYDEATGLCPEGDECPFLHRTTGDTERRYHLRYYKTGICIHETDSKGNCTKNGLHCAFAHGPHDLRSPVYDIRELQAMEALQNGQTTVEGSIESQSAGAASHAMIEKILSEEPRWQETAYVLGNYKTEPCKKPPRLCRQGYACPYYHNSKDRRRSPRKHKYRSSPCPNVKHGDEWGDPGKCENGDACQYCHTRTEQQFHPEIYKSTKCNDMQQSGSCPRGPFCAFAHVEQPPLSDDLQPSSAVSSPTQPGPVLYMPSAAGDSVPVSPSSPHAPDLSALLCRNSSLGSPSNLCSSPPGSIRKPPNLEGIVFPGESGLAPGSYKKAPGFEREDQVGAEYLKNFKCQAKLKPHSLEPRSQEQPLLQPKQDMLGILPAGSPLTSSISSSITSSLAATPPSPVGTSSVPGMNANALPFYPTSDTVESVIESALDDLDLNEFGVAALEKTFDNSTVPHPGSITIGGSLLQSSAPVNIPGSLGSSASFHSASPSPPVSISSHFLQQPQGHLSQSENTFLGTSASHGSLGLNGMNSSIWEHFASGSFSPGTSPAFLSGPGAAELARLRQELDEANSTIKQWEESWKQAKQACDAWKKEAEEAGERASAAGAECELAREQRDALEVQVKKLQEELERLHAGPEPQALPAFSDLETLSLSTLYSLQKQLRAHLEQVDKAVFHMQSVKCLKCQEQKRAVLPCQHAALCELCAEGSECPICQPGRAHALQS; translated from the exons GTACCTGAAAGAATTCCGCACGGAGCAGTGCCCACTCTTTGTGCAACACAAATGCACGCAGCATCGGCCCTACACCTGCTTCCACTGGCACTTCGTGAACCAGCGGCGCCGCCGGTCCATCCGCCGTCGGGACGGCACCTTCAATTACAGCCCTGACGTCTACTGCACCAAGTACGACGAGGCTACAGGCCTCTGCCCGGAGGGCGACGA GTGCCCATTCCTGCACAGAACCACAGGAGACACTGAGCGCAGGTACCACCTTCGTTACTACAAAACTGGAATCTGCATCCACGAGACAGACTCAAAAGGCAACTGCACCAAAAACGGCCTGCACTGCGCTTTTGCCCACGGGCCCCATGACCTCCGCTCCCCTGTCTACGACATCAG gGAGCTTCAGGCCATGGAGGCCTTGCAGAATGGCCAGACCACAGTAGAAGGGAGCATAGAGAGCCAGTCGGCTGGGGCTGCGAGCCACGCCATGATAGAAAAGATCCTCAGCGAGGAGCCTCGGTGGCAAG AGACTGCTTATGTGCTGGGGAACTATAAGACGGAGCCTTGCAAGAAGCCCCCGCGGCTGTGCCGCCAAGGCTATGCCTGTCCCTACTACCACAACAGCAAGGACCGGCGGCGGAGCCCCCGGAAGCACAAATACAG GTCATCTCCATGTCCAAACGTCAAGCACGGGGATGAGTGGGGAGACCCTGGCAAGTGTGAGAACGGAGACGCCTGCCAGTACTGCCACACCCGCACCGAGCAGCAGTTCCACCCCGAG ATCTACAAGTCCACCAAGTGCAACGACATGCAGCAGTCGGGCAGCTGTCCCCGAGGACCCTTCTGCGCCTTTGCCCACGTAGAAC AGCCACCCCTAAGTGACGACCTGCAGCCTTCCTCAGCTGTGTCCAGTCCCACCCAGCCGGGTCCTGTCCTGTACATGCCGTCTGCCGCCGGAGACTCGGTGCCTGTGAGCCCCTCCAGCCCGCATGCCCCTGACCTCAGTGCC CTCCTCTGTAGAAACAGCAGCCTAGGCAGCCCGTCTAACCTCTGCAGCTCCCCGCCGGGCTCCATCAGGAAGCCCCCAAACCTGGAGGGCATTGTCTTCCCCGGGGAGTCTGGCCTGGCCCCTGGCAGCTATAAGAAGGCTCCCGGCTTCGAGAGGGAAGACCAGGTGGGAGCCGAGTAcctgaaaaatttcaaatgccAG GCCAAATTAAAACCCCACTCATTAGAGCCCAGGAGTCAAGAGCAGCCTCTGCTTCAGCCCAAACAG GACATGCTGGGCATCCTCCCCGCAGGCAGCCCCCTGACCTCAAGCATCTCTTCTAGTATCACCTCCAGCCTGGCAGCTACCCCCCCTAGCCCAGTGGGCACCAGCAGCGTCCCCGGCATGAATGCAAACGCTCTGCCCTTCTACCCCACCAGCGACACGGTAGAGTCAGTCATAG AGTCTGCTTTGGATGACTTGGACCTGAATGAGTTTGGTGTGGCCGCCCTGGAGAAGACTTTCGATAACAGCACAGTGCCCCACCCAGGAAGCATCACCATCG GCGGCAGCTTGCTGCAGAGCTCTGCGCCCGTGAACATCCCCGGctccttgggcagctctgcctccttCCATTCAGCATCCCCGTCCCCTCCTGTCAGCATCTCCTCGCATTTCCTGCAGCAGCCCCAGGGCCACCTGAGCCAGTCGGAAAACACATTTTTGGGAACCTCAGCATCACATGGATCTTTGG GTCTGAACGGGATGAACAGCAGCATCTGGGAGCACTTTGCCTCTGGAAGCTTCTCCCCGGGCACTTCCCCCGCTTTCCTGTCAGGGCCAGGGGCTGCTGAGCTGGCCCGACTTCGGCAAGAGCTGGATGAAGCCAACAGCACCATCAAGCAGTGGGAGGAGTCCTGGAAGCAGGCCAAGCAG GCTTGTGATGCCTGGAAGAAAGAGGCGGAGGAGGCTGGTGAGCGGGCCAGTGCGGCGGGCGCCGAGTGCGAGCTGGCCCGGGAGCAGCGGGATGCACTGGAGGTGCAGGTGAAGAAACTCCAGGAGGAGCTGGAGCGGCTACATGCAGGGCCCGAGCCCCAGGCCCTGCCCGCCTTCTCTGACCTGGAGACGCTCTCACTCTCCACCCTCTACTCCCTCCAGAAGCAGCTGCGGGCCCATCTGGAACAAGTGGACAAG GCCGTGTTCCACATGCAGTCGGTGAAATGCCTTAAGTGTCAGGAACAGAAGCGGGCAGTGCTGCCGTGCCAACATGCTGCACTGTGTGAGCTCTGCGCTGAGGGCAGCGAGTGCCCCATCTGCCAGCCTGGCCGGGCCCACGCCCTCCAGTCGTGA